GTACCTGAACAATGTGTAGGATTCCCCAAGCACTATAAGCAAAGTTCTTGTGTAAAAACCAGTCATATCAAAGTTCTGCTGGAGCTCTGCTAAAGAAAAGactgtaaaattatttctttaggCCTCCCATGAGTATTCCTATATTTTTGATACTAATCTTTCTTGTGCTATCAAATGTGCCTCTAGATTTTCAATTCAATTATAGTGAAGGAGACAAAGTAGTTTTAGTTGGAAGCTAAAGTCACCTGTGTTTTGATTTGCTATACCAACGTGTCTGTTTAATTCTGTCTTCCTTCCCCAAAGACTGCTGCAAAGACTTACTAGAAGCTATACAGAATATGAaggtttatttcaaaagaatacATTTGCAAGAATACACATAATGCACTCGATGTAACAGTACCTTCTGCAAAAATAGGTTACATAATACCCAGTAATGAAAGAACAATCTTAGTTCTCTACAAAttagaaagcagagagaatagCCTGGACAACCTTCAAAATGGAGGTTACAGTTGTGGATGTTGTGAGAAGGAGCTAACTTTAAAGCATGACACCACAGAGCTAATGTTGGTAAATCAAACTACTAGCACACGGCTGCAAACTATTCTTTTATACAGGattaacaaatattttggtTCCAATTTGTTTTTTACACAGCTTTAGTGCCTCAGGGAAAATGCTTATCAAAGATACACAAAAACTATCCAAAATTACAACGTAACTATTAAAATGCCTCCAAAATTGAGAGGAAAGTAAtcatgttaaattaaaaaaatttaaccAGGACTTCCAGACAAGGTTTCCTGTGTTTTAATCAGAGAAAGTTTACAAGAGATTTCAATAAGTTATCTTGAAACCAAGCAGCTGTAGATCTTAGAATCTTCGTGGAGGTCCACCTTTAAATGGTTTAAATCCTGAGCCACTTCCCCTCTGCATGGAATTGCCTGTGATCTGTACAACTCTATTAATTGGTGAAGAATTACTGGaaacaaaggttttaaaaaagtGTTAAGTAATGGTAAGTATCTAAACTCTTGGTGTACAATTAAGAACATTGTTATGTCTCATATCACCCCACTATTAAAACTCTAAGTCTCAAAAGAGACTTTGCAAGAAGTCACTTGTTTCTGTGCAGGTGCACAGTACTGCCACTAGCAAAACAACAGTTGTGGAGCCATGTGCTGCCATGGGAAAGATGGGTTTGTGTGCTGTGCAGCAACAACCCATCCACAGAAAGTAACGCTGCTTGCGCCGAGACTATCATACTTCCTAAGCATAACCTAAGCCTTGAGAGCTCACTAGGAAGTTGAGAGGAAGGAGTACTTTTTGTACCTTGTATGTGGAGACATCATGCCACCTCCTCCACGGCCATCTCCCATTCTCCTTGTGTCATGATACCCACTTCCTTGAGAACTAGGTCCATGCCATTCTTTCCTTGGTCCAGTTTCACGACTATGGCGCTCAACAACATGTCTGTCCTCATTATAGTGCTAGAAAGAAAGTGATAGTCATTTTCAGAACTAAAGATGTACTTCATGATCAACAGGAAACAAACTTTTCAAGAAAGCTAAACTTACAGTATAAACTTATAATATACAGAACTCAAGCATCTGTTAAGATTTCAGACCGCAGGCAGCTAACCCATGCTTACAAGAGTCCTGTTAGAAGTAACAAAAATCCTAATTTGCAACAATGACTACGTGCATATGCAGGGAGTAAAGTTCAGTGGACTCATACTTTACTCCCAATTCTGGCCTGATCTTGTATAATCACTGTGTTCCATATAGCTAGAGAAACactattctttttaaatgcttcaagATTTAGTGGCATGGACCAATTTGGTCTGTAGACTTCAAAGACAAGTCTTACAGAAGGTTTTTCTCTCAGTAACAGCACTCCGCAGATTACAACAAACCACACTGAAGCTGTGGGTGATGTAAGGTCGAGACCCTGAAAACACACAACAACAAACTCTTAAGAGCCTAATCAGCAACTCATTCAGGTGGTGTTCTGATCTACCTGAAAGATGCTAGACATAAAAAAAATTGGTGATGTTTTCTGCACTTTCTTGGCTTATTaaaacacccaacaaaaaagaacttttaaaataaactgactTTCCAATAGCCAGAACGCTTGGTGGTCATTTCTGTGAAGCTACATGGTCATTTTCCAGGatgattttgcattttcctgTCTCACCCATGCGCACAAACACAAGAACATGACTCACTTGTCCTCCACCTCTTTCTCCCATCACGCCTCGCTCTCCTTCTCTGCTTCCATACCCAGAAGCACTGCTACGGCTACCAGGAGGTGCACCTCTCACGTGTCCGGACACTTCTCTTCCTGATCGATCCGACCTCTCGCTTCtgtaaaaattgcttttatcaAAATTTTGGTTTCAGTATAACAGAATTGGTACCAAATCACAGCACATGTAGACTTCAGAGattcccttttgtttttcaggtacCTAGCAAGTTGCAGTTAGCTTCTTAGAAACACTCTTTTAGATCTATGTAGCTCTCTAAATAGTTAAAGCTTGCATGTTATTTGTTTACATCTGCATTCTTGCACAAAAGCCTCCTTACTTTATGTCGCTGCACACAGTTAAGAATAGGCTGCTGGCAGTCAGCATCAAGTTTAGTGTACGTGACAACCTACACACCATTTCTTCTAACGCATTTGGAAAGTGACTTTGCCATTCTTTAGGAAGGGGTCTGTTCTCTCTTTACAGAGCAATTCTTGAGGAATTGTTACTCCAGGTAAACTCTACAAGAATCAGCATGTTCACTAGTTCATTGATTAGCCAGCACATTTACCTGCCATCCCGTTTGTCTGTGCTTATGCTTCCCTCGCTCTTCCAATTGGTTTGCCTAGGTGGATTTGAACCAGTCTCTCTTGGATGTCGACCATGTGGTATTTCAGGTCTGTCATGAATTATCACTGttcttctttcatctctgtCTCCTCGCACTTCTCGTCTGTCTGTATCTCGAAGTTCACTTCTTGGTTGTGGTGGTTCATTTCTTCTGGACTCACTGAAGTTCTTGGGATATCTCTCAAACCCTGGCTCTTCTCTTCGTGCTGTTGGACGAGTCTTTTTTGCTTCACCTTGATTTACAAAACGTTCTCGCCTAAGTTGTTAAAGTAGGACAAAGTCATTTGCTTGTCTCCCATTTTCCCACTTCTCTGCACATGGAAGCACAACGTGACcatacaaaaatatctttatattACATGTTTATTACCATATATGTGACATGTATCTCAAATATCCTTCCCAcctaaattgtatttatttctacagTTTTGATTTTGAGTTCTTACAGCCAGTTTAACATTTCTTTATGCATTTATCAGTTCGCTTTTTGGTCAGTATAATTTAAGCAATTGTAGGGCATTCTTTTTGCTTAGTATGAAGCAGAGGGAATGCTAGATTTCGAGTCAGCTAGAAAATACCAGTATTAGTTCACTGCAGCACAAAAGTAGAAGTCTGGAAACTACAATTATGTGGTCTTAACTTTATAATCGGTTATGGGAGAAGTTTAATGGAAACATAAAATTGGAACTGAACGAGCATTTACTGCACAGTAAATTTACTGTGCGGATCCTCCTGAGTGTGACTTGTGCAAGAAACGCTCTTAACTCTGATTAAATCATTGCTTCTCGCCTTGCTTCTTAAGAAGGTAAGTAGCCGTGTAGGACAGATCTAATCCACTGGAACCCACTTATGACTAGATGTGAAAGAGGAATAATCACGACAATTCTTTTGAAATGTCATCCAGAAGAGACCACCAGGCAGGTAACTTAAAgtcctcagaaaaaaacaaactagaTTCCATGGTATATATGGCCAACCCTGAAGACACAAGAAACTTTGGGACACTACTGCAATTCTATTGCCTCAGAACTCTATAAAGCCTGTAGCACTATTTTAGATTTTGAACAGTTAGAAGTGAAATGCAAAGATATGTGGGCAGGCAAATACTTGCCCTGTTATCTGAACTTACCTATCAAAAGAAGATGATGGAACCGAAGAACCTTCTGGGTATCGTCCCCGTTCTCTGTGATCGAAATCATTAAACCTGTTCTGCTGGCGACTGTAATCTGAACTGTGACTAAAACGTGCATCTGTATCAAGAGCCATCTTCTTATTCTCATTCCAGTAAGGATCATCTCtcctttaaacaaaacaaatgaatcCTCCTCAGTTACATGAatccaaatcatagaatcatagaatggtttgggttggaaaggaccttaagatcatctagttccaacccccctgccatgggcagggacacctcacactcaaccatgtcacccaaggctctgtcaaacctggccttgaacaccaccagggatggatcattcacaacttcctggggcaacccattccagtgtctcaccaccctcgcagtaaagaacttcttccttatatctaacctgaacttcctctgtttaagtttgaagccaccaccccttgtcctatcactacagtccctgatgaagagtccctctccagcacccttgtaggcccctttcagatactggaagctgctctgagttctcttctccaggctgaagagccccagctttctcagcctgtcttcctatgggaggaggtgctccagcccccttatcatccttgtgatcagcacttgctccaacagctccatgtcctttttacgctgaggacaccagaactgtacacaatactctaagtgaggtctcatgagagcagagtagaggggcagaatcacctcctttgacctgctggtcccgctccttttgatgcagtccaggatatgcttggctttctggacagcgagtgcacactgccagcaaATGTACTGACTTGTGTTATGCTCTTTGTGTACTATAAGAATTAATTCACAGGACGCTTCCCTTATTTCAAAACTCTCTCCTGCAGATAAGGTTTCATGCTTGGCATAAACTGATGTCAAAACCAAATACCTGAAAGCCAGCTCTTCTGTGAAGACTTGTTTCACGTTCAAATGGATTTTCAAGTCTGACACAAGGCTGGTATCTGTTTCTTATACTAAGCACTGTCAAACCATGGTTTGAGAATTAGATTACCTGTGATCTACATCACGTGGACGTTTCAAAGAATTTCTCTTCTCCTGTTCATAACGAAGTTGCTGCTGTTGTCGACGAAGTTCCTCCCTTTCACGTGCAATACGCTCCGCTTCTTTTCGACGTTCCTACGATGAGAGGGAAAGGTGAataaacacaacaaacaaaatagCCCTTTATTAGAGATACCTATGTAACAGTTAGCAAGTATACGGAATTAACACTTGACAATTTTCTATCAAAGGCTATCTAATACAATTAATCATTGGATAGCATCTAAGATTAAAAAGCATAAGGAATACTTCTCCAAAAAAAGTGGAGAAGCTATTGGCTATTAGGTAGAAATATCTCCAGGTAAGTTCTTGCACTGCTACTGTATTTGTTGTCCAGGAACACATACATTAAGTTGGCACTGACATCCTCTAGGAAACATCTAGTAAAGTTACAGAAGGTTTGTATGACAATATGATCTGATATAGTTTGTTTTTAGAGACAGACACATATAGCCACCACATAAACCAGTAATGAGAATTTGCTATCAAATTACTCACAAGTCAAGCAAAAAAGATAAAGATTACTGTGTTGTACACTCTGGATTTTGTAGTGTTTGGTTGATTCTTTTATGGGCTGGGTGaaagggtgaagaaaaaaattcactcAAGTGCCAACTGGGTTATACTCCAAACTGATACTGCACTGCAGGCCAAACCAGAAATACGCACACCTGCTCAATGCGGACACGCTCTCTTTCCAAACGCTCCCGTTCCATCCTTTCCCTCTCTAGCTTTTGCCTTTCAATTTCTAATCgttccctttctctctgcaagCATTCTTCTCGTTCATGCATTATTCGTATGCGTTCTCTCTCACGACGCTCCCTCTCAGCAATTTCTCTTCGCctaaagaagaaaggaaaaaaaggagaagatgTAGCAGAAACTGATCCAATATTTCTCATCCAAAACTAACATCACCTGAAGtacaaacatcaaaaaaaaCTATTTCCGAGTAAGGTCTTGACAAACATCCTGATATAAGAAGTCTACTCCTTTTAGCCCCAAGTAGCCAAACTGGTTTTAGCACATTCTATAGAACCATTTAAGCAGACAGCAGATATAGGAGAAGTTTTATCATCATCCTTGATGTATTTCATGCTGGATTTGTATTTCTATGTTGTCATTTGGCAAACAATGACAACAGCTTAGCGAAGAATAGGGTTTggatcttaaaaataaatgctattttagCTCTTGTCCTCTTCAAGCTAACGAAAAATTTACTTATTGTTTTCTGTCCAAAACCAAGACAGACAAACATGACCACTCTGACTTGCACAGGTTAGTTACACTTGTCAAcagcttcattttgctttcatcttccCAGCTCCTATAGTACATCCTACAAGAAGCAGGAAAggcattttctcctttcagcttTATGGTTGCTACAAATTCCTTTGTTTAGGGAAATCCAGCTAACAAAAGTCATTTAACTATCCTTTGCAAGCTTTTGGTCAGATGAAAAGAGCAGAATAGAACGGTGTAGCTGTTTAGTCCTTTTATTTAAAGGGATGAGATTATATTATGCTCGATTTGCCATTTAGATATACAACAGTTCcctgtttaaaaacagacacCCCCAAATACTATTTCTGGTCACATCTCTTAGTCGACTTCTCATCTTTTCAAATAGAGAAGTGGCATGCAGTAACACTTCTGCGATACGCCCCCCATAACCAACACTAAGCTATGTGTTTACATGTATGGCTATTAAcagatgaaacaaaatttttGGAGTCCATTCATTTATATAAAGATACTGATAGGCAGAGTCCCAGACTTTTAGCATCTGAGCAAAAGGCTTGACAGAATGCATTCTGAGTGGGTTTCTAAATATAGTATCTGATCAATTAATGTAGAAAATAGCCTTTAGCAAAAAGTTGAATTACTACCTTCGGAGTTCAACAGCTCGTCGTATTCTTTCCAATCGAACCATGTGTTCTCGCAATCTCTGTTCCTTCATCTTTTCAAAAGGCAAGATATCCTTTCTACCCCTGTATTCCCTGAATTTCACTTTATCTTGAATAATACGCTCTTTGTTCCTCAACATCTGTGGCTATAGATAGAGATTACAATGGTTATTTCAGAAGTCTCATTCATTTAGGGAGATTTCTGGATGCTACGTTCAAGTATCATTAACTACTTAGCTATCCCAAAGCATACAAAGCTTCTATCTAAGCTTAACAGTTTGTGATAGTTATTGACTCTTCAGTGAAAGTATCAACTGTAAGGGAGTATCAAATCAGATAAGCATTGCATCAAATCTGTAGATACTTACTTTATCAAACCTTCCCCTTCTAACTGTCCTAGTGTGGCCTTGGTCTCCTTTCATTTGGTCTAAAACTACAACTTGACCTGGGCTTTTACCACCTGGTgagagggggagaagaaaaaaaataaaaaaagaaaaagaaaaagaagaagggtttaacacacacatacacccctATTTGCCTATTACAGGTTTGCCATAGTGAAATTTCCAAATCCCTACACGGAACTGTTACTGGTAGAAGCAGCATACCAGCACATGGCTGTAACTAAGTAGCAATATAAAATTTGGAAGCTTTTACATCAGCTCCAAAGTAATAATGTTACTGAGtctaaaaaaagaacaagtgtTTAATTGTCTGGTTTCCAATAAGAGCAAGAACATGCCCACAAAACAAGTCAGACACACAGATTCAACAGGACGAAAACATGGCTACATTGCATacttattcttttcttttcttcagtttttttaGTGGATTCTTGACTGGGGCCACTTGCTCCATTATCACTCTTCTCATCtttaccttctgttttcttggcttctttactttcttttttttccgatttctcagatttcttttcttcttttttggttGACGGAGTTCTTGttaggaaagaaacacaaatgcaaTGAGGAAAATTCAACTTAAAGGGTTTTCACAACTTCAGAAGACATGTGCAATTTCTTACTTGCTGGCTTTATCACTTGAGGCAGTCTTCTTATCTCCCATGCTCCTACCAGAACCAGATTTATCATCgctttctttcttcagctccttTTTGGAGGGATCCCCTTTCACctatattttttcccaaaagcaaATAGGTTAATACAGAGTCTTGCATAAGATGGTCTATTGGGAAATGTTTTCATCTCATTAAACCTACTTTCTCAACAGAAATTTGTTGTCCATGCAGCTCTGTTCGATGAAGGTGTGCAATACATCTAGCCACTTCTGTACTAGAAGACATTGTGACTATGCCATAACATTTTGCCCCTGGGCTTCGTGCATTTGTGACCACCTTTGCACCAAGTACCTATGTAAACAGGtaaaatgcaggttttgagAGAGATGTTTCTAGTAAGGAACTGACAGTAGTCCAATAATATTTTTACTCTAatatgtaaaaaacaaaacaagcaaaaccacaatagcaacaaaaaacccaccccactAGAAAGACTGACACTCCCAAGTTTTCAAAGGCATGTAATTCCACAGGATATTGCAGCTTTGAGAACTTTATCCCAACTTCCACATCAAGGCATATTAATGCTTACGTCCCGTTTTGACCAGTCACAACCTCATGCACATTAtctaaatgctgcttttgacaGTTACTGTCAGAATTCATTCACAGAAACACCACTGATCCGAATTTGACAGTTCGTGTCTGACTGATTAACCCCCCCAAAAGGTGTCAAGTGGTGGCAGGAAGGTATAAGTTGCATAATGCAGTAATTCAACAACAGGGCCAGTTCTTCAAAGGCATCTAGCAAATGCATCAAGCAATTTTAGCAACCAGCTCTTTAACACCTGCTCCTTGAGAAAGCACTGTGTTCCTTGCTAGAATTTCTGTAACTACTGGAGCCAGTTGTCTTGATGTAGCCGTGCTCTAATGCAGCAATATTATCTTTTTAGCAGCCTGTAATGCTAGTCATTTAGATATTATGTATTTCCCAGTTAATTTAAAACTGGGAAGCTACGTAAATACAGGTAACAAGCATCTTTACAGCAAAACCAACTAAAGAATTGGAAGTTTTAACAAAACACACTCTTGGGTTTCAGCACTTCTGAAGGCATTAAATAAAATCACCTAATAAACACATTAGGAAAATCAGATATCCAATAATCAGCACACATACTTGATATTCACAGTGCTAAGGTTCTAGCTAGTTCCCAAGATACAATAATGTCGTAACTGCACAGGCTTATACAAACACTGTGAACTTGCATAGTTATCAGCGGCTCCTTTGAGAAAATGAGAACAACTGcaataaaaacagttttcaagAAGACTGCTTATGGATTCTGCATTGTTCTCTTTGTATGCTGAATTGAATCAAAAATCCAGGAAAACAGACTTAGTTTAAGCTGCCTGTAAAAAATTCATTAAGTCATTAAAAGAGTCCCTTAAAAGGACATTGACCATAACTTTTTACCTATTTTCCTATTCATAAGCCCTCAGAACACATTTTAAGAACAGCGTCACAAAGCAGCAGGTTCTGTAAGAACTGTTCACATTACAATTTTCCCAGTTAGCACATTACCTTCCCCTCATGGTTAAACACAGTTGCTACAAAAGAACATAGCCatcattatttaattaaattaaaaatttaagcCAGTCCTGACCAGTCACATTTGTGACATTTCTTTTGCATCCATCTTACCtcaatgggaagaaaaatttCGTACAAAATTAACACATGGTTCTTCCTGTAAGCATGCACTCttattttaaatgatgaaaatattggggttttttagcttACACTGGTGGACATTTCAATTCAGACTTTCACTAAATAAAGTATTACTCAATTTCTGCAACTGAAtagaggaggggggaagagacACATACAACACACATGGTATCACCCCCCACGAAATACCTTTCCATATTTGCCAAAGAGATTTTTCAAGTCAGCAGCTTTTGTGTTGGAAGACAGTCCGCTAACCCACAGGTTTCTAGTTGAACTTCCACTGCTACCACTAACACTGCTTGCACTTCCTGAAACAAGTTTtacaaaacagccaaaaaatTAAGGCGACAAATGTACCATGAATATTGAACCAAACTGttgctgaaaagagaaatttagcCTGTTACCTTTAAGTAACTGTTTATCTGGTTACCTTTCTTGAAAAGActtctatataaaaaaaatatatgcagtaAGATTTCATTCATATACTCATGTATTGAAACCAACAGCTTGGCTAACACATACCCAAATGACAGAGCTAGAAAAATCATACAGTTCTTTGTTAAAGGCATGCTTTACCCTCATTTGGGTATGTACATTCAATATCAACTTCTGAAACTTATCCTATTCATAAGCAATAACTTTCATccaagaacattttttttaacacccATTTGTTCTTCATCAGCATGTCTTAACAGTACTCGCATTaccagaagacagcagaaagtAGAGGAGACTGAGCCTCCAGAATAATGTGCTCAATTCCCATAACTTTTTGAAATACATGCCTTCCA
Above is a genomic segment from Strigops habroptila isolate Jane chromosome 9, bStrHab1.2.pri, whole genome shotgun sequence containing:
- the SLTM gene encoding SAFB-like transcription modulator isoform X1, translating into MAAAASSPAAAGAPAAPAAPASVALPPTESKKITDLRVIDLKSELKRRNLDITGVKTVLISRLKQAIEEEGGDPDNIEITVSADTPTKKPTKGKGKKHEADELTGDASIEDDSFVKVIKESELETQDASDQDGNDELKDFKESVEDENLNSKDLPSAEKKRYRDPEPTETTEDTEKDSMSQENEGQDIEDYAFPTVHDGEDEENEKDKAGSGDGTQEVSKPLPSEESLAEADHTAHEEMEANTSVKEAEDDNISVTIQAEDAITLDFDGDDLLETGKNVKITDSEASKPKDGQDAISQSLEKESKDYEMTENHKDGKKEDCVKGDPVKKEARESSKKAESGDKEKDTLKKGPSSTGASGQAKSSTKESKESKTTSKDDKGSASSVSGSSGSSTRNLWVSGLSSNTKAADLKNLFGKYGKVLGAKVVTNARSPGAKCYGIVTMSSSTEVARCIAHLHRTELHGQQISVEKVKGDPSKKELKKESDDKSGSGRSMGDKKTASSDKASKTPSTKKEEKKSEKSEKKESKEAKKTEGKDEKSDNGASGPSQESTKKTEEKKRISGKSPGQVVVLDQMKGDQGHTRTVRRGRFDKPQMLRNKERIIQDKVKFREYRGRKDILPFEKMKEQRLREHMVRLERIRRAVELRRRREIAERERRERERIRIMHEREECLQRERERLEIERQKLERERMERERLERERVRIEQERRKEAERIAREREELRRQQQQLRYEQEKRNSLKRPRDVDHRRDDPYWNENKKMALDTDARFSHSSDYSRQQNRFNDFDHRERGRYPEGSSVPSSSFDRRERFVNQGEAKKTRPTARREEPGFERYPKNFSESRRNEPPQPRSELRDTDRREVRGDRDERRTVIIHDRPEIPHGRHPRETGSNPPRQTNWKSEGSISTDKRDGSNFYRSERSDRSGREVSGHVRGAPPGSRSSASGYGSREGERGVMGERGGGQHYNEDRHVVERHSRETGPRKEWHGPSSQGSGYHDTRRMGDGRGGGGMMSPHTSNSSPINRVVQITGNSMQRGSGSGFKPFKGGPPRRF